Genomic DNA from Neisseria lisongii:
ATATATCGTGCATTCACTTTATTTAAAAATATTACGGCGTTGGCTCGCCTAGCCGTACTACCTGTACTGTCTTCGGCTTGCCGCCTTGTCCTACTTTTAAATGGTATTTACTGTATATGCTTCAAAGATAATCAATATTACATCTTGTATCGATTGAATAATAAAAGCCGTCTGAAAACGCATCGAGCATTTTCAGACGGCTTGATTATTTAAAACTAGTCGATTATTCGCCCAACAACGCAATATCTGCTACCGCATTCATCTGCTGCGCCAGTTGGTTGAGCAGGTTGAGGCGGTTTTGTTTGACGGCAGGGTCTTCCGCCATCACCATTACGCCGTCGAAGAAGGCATCGACCTGAGGCTTGATGGCGGCGAGTTCGGACAAGGCCGTCTGAAAATCGTTGTTTGCCAAGGCCGCTTCGATTTTCGGCTGCAGGGCTTGCGAGGCGGCAAACAGGGCCTGTTCTTCGTCTTGCTGCAACAGGTTTTCAGCGACTTTGCCCAATCCGGCATCGGCTTTTTTGAGCAGGTTCTGCACCCGTTTGTTGGCGGCGGCAAGGGCAGCGGCTTCGGGTAGGGCTTTGAAAGCGGCGACGGCGTTGAGTTTGTCGGCAAGGTTGTGCAGGCGGCTCGGCTGTTTGGCGAGTACGGCGGCGACGATGTCCTGCGGATAGTCGTTTTGCAGCAATACGGCCAAACGTGCCTGCATAAATTCGGCGACTTCCGCCGGGGTTTTTTCGTTGAGCAGGCCTTGCGGGAAGGCGGCGAAAGCGGTTTGCACCAGTTCGGCGGCGTCCAAATCATACTGCATCAGCATACGCAGAATGCCCAATGCCGAGCGGCGCAGGGCGTAGGGGTCTTTGTCGCCGGTCGGAATCAGACCGATGCCCCAAATGCCGACCAAGGTTTCCAGCTTATCGGCAAGGGCGACGGCGGTGGCGGTTTTGCCTTCGGGCAGGCTGTCGCCGGCAAAGCGGGGTTGGTAGTGCTGCTCGATGGCGGCGGCGATTTCTTCGGTTTCACCGTCCAAACGGGCATAGTATTTGCCCATCGTGCCTTGCAGCTCGGGGAATTCGCCCACCATTTCGGTTACCAAATCGGCTTTGGCCAAACGTGCGGCACGTTCGGCGGCGGCAGCATCCGATCCCAAGGCTTTGGCGATGTGGGCGGCAAGGGTTTGCAGGCGTTCGATGCGGTCGGCCTGCGAACCGATTTTGTTGTGGTACACCACGTTCGCCAGCTTGGGCAGGCGGCTTTCCAAAGTCGCTTTTTGGTCTTGTTTGTAGAAAAATTCGGCATCGCTCAAGCGGGCGCGCAACACTCGCTCGTTACCTTGGATAATGTGCGACGGATCATCGGTTTGCAGATTGGAAACCAGCAGGAAGCGGTTCATCAGCTTGCCGTTTTGATCGAGCAGCGGGAAGTATTTCTGGTTTTGCTGCATGGTCAGAATCAGGCATTCTTGCGGCACATTGAGAAAATCTTCTTCAAAACCGGCCTCCAAAACTACCGGCCATTCCACCAATGCCGTTACCTCGTCCAGCAGGGCATCATCGGCGGCAACCGTTGCTTTCAGACGGCCTGCCTGCTGGTTTAAGGCCGTCTGAATTTCGGTTTTGCGTTCAGCAAACGAAGCGACAACTTTACCCTCGTTTTTTAATTGGGCGGCATAGCTGTCGGCATTGGCGATAACGATTTCACCGCTGCTCAGGAAACGGTGTCCCAAAGTTTTATTGCTGCTTTGCAGGCCCAACACGCTCACATTCACGATTTCATCGCCGTGCAGCACAATCAGGCTGTGTACCGGACGCACAAAAGTAAAGGTGCTGCTGCCCCAGCGCATCACTTTCGGAATCGGCAGTTTTTTCACCGCCTGATTGATAATGTCTTCCAGCAACCCGCCCAAAGGCTTGCCGGTCTGCGTGTATTCATAGGCATAGACATCTTGTTTGCCGTCATGAATCACTTTCAAATCTTCAATCTTCGCCCCCGCTCCACGGGCAAAACCTTCCAGTGCTTTGGTCGGTACACCGTCTTTCATGGCGTTGGCAACCGCCGGCCCTTTTTTCACAATCTGCTGATCCGCCTGCACGGGCTTCACGTTTTCCACCTGCACGGCCAAACGGCGGGGCGAGGCATAGGCAGTAAATTTTACTTCGCCGTCAATCAGATGGGCTTTTTCCAATCCCTCGGCAACGGAAGCGGCAAAATGATTGCCGAGATTATTCAGGGCTTTCGGCGGGAGTTCTTCGGTGAGGAGTTCGATAAGTAAAGTTTGGGTTGTCATGTTTTTGCTTTCTTAAAAAATAATTGTTTTTTTATTCAGTTTTCAGACGGCCTATTTTTGGGCCGTCTGATAAAAAAGTCATGTTTGGTTTTCTAATTCGGATATTTTTTTATCCAATAAGGCTTGGCTGCGGGCAATCATATCTTTATAAATGGTGTTTTGCTTGCCCCACAAAGTAGAAAACTGTTCTTCTTTGTGGCCGACTAAAAACGGCGAAGTAATCAGCCCGCAGATACCGCCATGTTGTTCGATATAACGGTCGATGGTATTTTGGGTATGTCGGTTTTGTTCATTCCATGTGTAAATCTTCGAATAGGCACGTTGATGATAAATATTGAATACCATGCTGACCAATCGATTGATTTGGTAGAATGATTCATTTCCTCCCTGTATCGGTGAGGCGGTAATTTCGGTTTCTTCAGATAAGTCGGCAATCAGTCCGGAATAAATATCCCAATCTGTTTCGGCATGGTTTAATGTTTGCTTGATTTCTGCATAACGTTGAGCAAATTCTTGATTAAAAAACACATCGTCTTCGCAGATGCTGACATGAGGCATACCTGATTTTTCGGCGATGCGCATCATAAATTTATAACTTAATCCGCAGCCAATCCAGCCGGTATTATGACGCAATCCGGGAAATTTCCAAATACCGTAATGGTTGTCTTGGTCAAAATCACGGCTTCGCAAAACGGATTCAGGCAAGCTCAAGCACCAGAAATCGCCTTTGGGTTTGATGTAATCGTTACACAAATTATAGAACGTTTCGAAATCAATTATGTCTTGCGAGAGTAGGAAACGGTATAAATAAAATTGGAATTTATCCGGCTGTTGGCGGAAATCGGAAATTTCCTGCAAACGGGTTGAAAACGCTTCCTTGTGATTAAGCCAATAATCAATTTGTTTGATCATTGTATCTATATTTCCGATATCGACAAAATCAACAATATTATTTAAATCGGTATGTTCTGGCTGGTCGCTTCCTTGTTCTGAAACAATCAGTTTGTTGAGCGACAGGCATTCGTAGATTCGGGCGGTTTCCAATAAGGCATTTTCATAATCGTGGATATTGACAACGATTTTGGCTTTTTTCAACAAATCGTGTGATTTTTCACCGAATACTTCGGAAATTACTTTAACTGAAAATTGCTCACTTAATTTTTTCAGAAATAACTTTCTGCGTTCGCTGTTCGGGTCGCCATAAAATGCAACATCATATTCAAAATCCTGATTTGTTTGTGTTGCCTGAGAGGTTTCAATGCCGATAGGTAGATAATGCAGCTGTTTGAACGGGAGTTGGCGTTCCTGTAAAAAGGCAATATTTGTCAGTGAGTAGTCAAATACATGGGCGGCTCGATGCAGTTTTTGGAAATAGGCATCGGTAAACCATCTGCTTGAGACTGATTGTTCCATTTGAAAGGCTATGTAATGAGCCGGCATGGTTTCAAACATTTGTGGACAAATGACAATATGCCATTTGTCGTTTTCGTATCCGTTTTGTGGAACGTCAAAAATAATGGAGGATTCTATACCGACTTTTTTTAATGAGTGGGTAAATAGTTTAGCGATATAGTGTGTATGTTTGGCTGTCAGGATAATGAAACCGTTTTGTGGCTGAGGACGAGGGCATAATAGTGCCTTAACAGCGTAAGGTCCGGAAGTTTTATAAACTTGTCGGCAAGTTTGGTAGGCTTTGCCAATACTACCTTTTTCTTGAGCCAGATTTCCAAACTGTTTACAGTATTGATTGACTGTACTGAAAATAGATTTGGTTTTAATGAATGGTTTTACAAGAAAATGGAACGGTAATTTGGGGGTAGGTTTCATTATTTATCAGTACATCAAATTTGATTTAAATGGATTAACTTATGTGGATACTTTAAAAAAGCAAGATAAGCCGATACTGTACTGTTTTAAAGTGAATTCACGATAGCTTCGGCATTTTCTGCAAAGCTGCATAATAGCCGTTTTTATCCATCAATTCCTGATGGCTGCCTTCTTCGATAATTTTACCTTCGTCCATCACGATGATTCTATCGGATTGTTCGATGGTGCTCAAACGGTGGGCGACGATAATACTGGTGCGGCCGGTCATTAGGCGTTCGAGGGCTTGTTGGACGAGGCGTTCGGATTCGTTGTCGAGGGCGCTGGTGGCTTCGTCGAGCAGCAAAATCGGGGCATCTTTTAAGATGGCGCGGGCGATGGAAACCCGTTGGCGTTGGCCGCCGGAGAGTTGGCTGCCGTTGGCACCGATGGGCTGGTGTATGCCTTGCGGATTGTTGTTGATTACGTCTTGCAGGTTGGCGGCTTGAATGGCGGCCGTTACTTCAGCTTCGCTTGCTTCGGGGCGGCTGTAGGCAACGTTGTTGTAAAGTGTGTCGTCAAACAGGAAGACATCTTGCGAAACAAGAGCGAATTTGGTACGCAGGTTGGTTAGTTTGACATCGTTGATGTTGATGCCATCAATGGATACGCTGCCTGAAGTGGCGGTAACGAAGCGGGGTAGAAGATTGACAACGGTGGTTTTGCCGCTACCGGACCGACCAACTAGGGCAACCCGTTCTCCAGGGCGGATATCGAGGTTGAAGTTGTCGAGGGCCTTTTTGCCGTGTTCGTGATATTGAACATCGACTTGGTCGAATTTCAGACGGCCTCTGACTTGGCTTAGGGTTTGTGTGCCGCTGTCTTTTTCGGGTTGTTCGTCTAAAAAACCGCATACGCCATCGGCCGCCAGAAACATGCTCTGCATGGGAATGCTGATGTTGGCAAGGTTTTTAATCGGGGAAAGCATTTGCAGCATGGCAACGATAAAGGCCATAAATTCGCCGATGGTGGTGTAACCCGCCTGACTTTGCCACAGGGCGATAAAGATAACCACGGCAAGGGCAACGGAGGCGATTAATTCGCTGAACGGAGAACGGGCGGCGGTGGCTTGGGTAATTTTCTTGCCCAGTCGGACGATGGTGTTGTTGATGACGGAAAAACGTTGTGCGGCACGTTCCTGTCCGCCGAACATTTTGACGACACGGTGGCCTTGGTGGATTTCACTGATGACATTATTCATCGTGCCGATGCTTTGTTGAGAGCTGGCAATGATGTTTTTCAGGCGGTTTCGGTAGTAGCGGGAGAGCAACGAGAGCAGCGGGAACATCAGGGCGACAATCAGGCTGAGTTGCCAGTTGAGATAAAGCAATACGCATACTAATCCGAATACAATCAGAGTATCTCGGGTCAGAGTAATGAATACGTTGCTGGCATTGCTGATGGAAACTTCAGTCATCTGCACCATGTTCATTAAAACCGTGCCGGACGGGGTTTTTTGGTGGAAATCAGAGGAGAGCAGCAGCATTTTGCTGAACATATCCCGGCGGATATGGCTGATGGCCATCACCGATACCCATGTCATCAGATAGGTGCTGGCAAAACGGCAGATACCCCGAATCAGAATCAGCGAGATAAAAAACAGCGGCACAATCCACACTTTATCCGCCGTTCCCCAAATCATATAGGTAAACTGCGTTTTCCAGTTTTGCAGGGTGGCAATCAGCCCCCCTGCGGCAGAGAGTTCGGGCAGGGCCTGCGGCGCTTCAAAACCGTGGTTTACCAAAGGTGCGATAAAGGCAGCCAGATAGCTTTCGGTAAGCGCTACGCCGAAAATGGCCAATAAAGCGCCGAAAATCCGCAACTTATACGGCTTGATATAAATCATCAGCCGCATAAAATTACGGGTATCTACTTTGGAAAATAAACCAAAGGTCAGTTTTTCTATCATATGGGTATTCTGTTGGGGATATTTTTAAGCCCGTACCCGTTTTCAGACGGCTTGGGCGTGAACCGCAGCCTTAGGCCGTCTGAAAACGGGTAAGCAGGTATTTGGCAACTATGCCGCTTGGTTTTTAATCAGCGGGAAGCCGAGGGCTTCGCGGCTGGCAAGGTATTTTTGCGCCACGCTGCGGGAAAGGGTGCGGATACGGCCGATATAGGTTGCCCGTTCGGTTACGGAAATTGCGCCCCGTGCGTCCAAAAGGTTGAACGTGTGGCCGGCTTTGAGTACCAATTCATAAGCGGGCAGGGCGAGGGCGGCATCTTCGGTTTCCAAAAGGCGTTTGGCCTGCGCTTCGTAGTGGTTGAACTGTTCCAGCAGCCATGCAGCGTCGCTGTATTCAAAATTGTAGGTGGACTGTTCGACTTCGTTTTGATGATAGACATCGCCGTAGGTTACCGTTTGGCCGTCCAATGTTTTGGTCCACACCAAATCATACACATTTTCCACGCCTTGCAGATACATTGCCAGCCGCTCGATACCGTAGGTGATTTCGCCCAAAACCGGAGAACAGTCGATGCCGCCGACTTGTTGGAAATAGGTGAACTGGGTAACTTCCATGCCGTTGAGCCACACTTCCCAGCCCAAACCCCATGCGCCCAGCGTTGGGTTTTCCCAGTCGTCTTCAACAAAGCGGATATCGTGTATTTTCGGATCAATGCCCAATTCACGCAGCGAATCCAGATACAAATCCTGAATATCGGCAGGCGCAGGTTTCAGCGCCACTTGGAACTGATAATAGTGTTGCAGGCGGTTGGGATTGTCGCCGTAGCGGCCGTCTTTCGGGCGGCGGCTCGGTTGCACATAGGCGGCAAACCAAGGCTCGGGGCCGAGCGCACGCAGGCATGTTGCCGGATGGGACGTACCTGCGCCGACTTCCATGTCGAACGGTTGGAGAACGGTGCAGCCTTTGTCGGCCCAGAAAGTTTGCAGTTTGAAGATAATTTGTTGAAAAGTCAGCATGGCTTGTTCGGAATAATCGATAAAAGGCTTATTGTACTGTTTCAGCAGGTTTTTGAACAGAGAGCGCAGGCAAACATGCGTTTTCTGCAACAATGATTGTAAATTTTCTCCATAACTGCTTGCCAAACCAAAAACCAAGGCCGTCTGAAAATACGCAATCCCATTTTCAGACGGCCTTGTTTTGAATGAAATCAAACCATTACGGCATCAGCATACCGCCATTGACATGCAGCGTCTGACCCGTAATATATTTCGCCTGATCCGAAGCCAGAAACAGCACCGCATCGGCAATATCCTGCGCTTCGCCGAAGCGGCCGAGCGAGGTTTGGGCTTCAAACATTTTGCGGGTTTCTTCCGGCAACGCACGGGTCATATCCGTATCGATAAAGCCCGGCGCTACGCAGTTTACCGTAATCCCGCGGCTGCCGACTTCCCGTGCCATCGATTTGGCAAAACCGATCAGCCCCGCTTTCGCCGCTGCATAGTTGGTCTGACCCGCATTGCCCATCACACCGACCACGGAAGTAATGTTGATAATGCGGCCGGCACGCTGTTTCATCATGCCCCGCAGCACCGCTTTGGACGCACGGAACACCGATTTCAGATTGACCTGCATAATCTCGTCCCACTCTTCCTCTTTCATGCGCATCAGCAAATTGTCGCGGGTGATACCGGCATTATTGATCAAAATATCCAGTTTGCCGAACGTTTTTTCAATTTCGGCAATCAGATTTTCAATGCTGTCCGGCTCGGCCGCATTCAGCGCACGGCCTTCGCCGCCCCATTGCGCCAAACGCTCGCCGATGGCTGCCGCACCGCTTTCGGAAGTGGCGGTGCCGATAACTTTCGCCCCCGTCGCCGCCAGTGTATCCGCCACTGCCGCACCGATACCGCGCGAAGCGCCGGTTACCAAAGCAATCTTGCCGCTTAAATCTTGAACACTCATTTTGTTTCCTTTTAACTAAAAATCGAAGTTTTCAGACGGCCTTTATAGCATAAATACAGGTTTTAATCTAATTTCAGGCCGTCTGAAAAGCGGGTTGGGGGCTGTTATTCGATATGCGGCTGAGTGGCTTTGTGGTCAGCCGGTAATTCAATCGGTAAGTAGGGCGGTATTTCTAAAACGTATTTTAGCCAGTTGCTGAAACTGTATTTCCGGTAAATTTGTGAATCCAGCTCATGATAAGGGCGTTGCAGGAAATCATCGACGGCGGAAAAGTCGCAACTGTTGCAGATTAAGATGTTGTCGGGGTGGTAAAAATCGTATTCTCGGACAGTCGGGTTGGTGGTAATCAGTTTTTTCCGGTAGCCGAGTGCTTCAAATACTCTGAACGATAAGCCCGAATGTTCGTCAATGACAAAATCAAGCAGAACGTTGCTGCGTTGCGCTCGGTGCAGGTTTTCTTTAAAACCGATGCCTTGCCGGAGTATGTTGATATTCGGGTAGGGGTAAACGGAGCGGGGTGTTTTGAGTTTTCCTGCCAGCAGATTGAAATCAAGCCGGTAGGGTTTTTGTGCCACATAATCTAAAAATGCAGTAATGATTTTTTGGCGGGAAGGGTGGTGGGTGCCTGCGTAATAGAAATCGCTGCTGATTGTTGTCGATGGTTCGACGGTATGGTTGAAATAAAAATTGGTGGCGGGCAATAGATGTTTGGGATCGGAGGTTAAATCCGCCGGATCAAAGACATAAAAGCGTTTGAATAGGGAAATCAGCCGGTAAATGGCGGGAAAGCGTTTTAATCCGTCAAATTGATAATTCACACAGCCGTGGGTAACGGTTTGGTTGAGGTATGCAATCAATTCTTTTCCGAAAACATCGCCGCTGATAAGCAGAGCATAATCGGCGTGGGGCGGCTGCCCGCTTTG
This window encodes:
- the glyS gene encoding glycine--tRNA ligase subunit beta encodes the protein MTTQTLLIELLTEELPPKALNNLGNHFAASVAEGLEKAHLIDGEVKFTAYASPRRLAVQVENVKPVQADQQIVKKGPAVANAMKDGVPTKALEGFARGAGAKIEDLKVIHDGKQDVYAYEYTQTGKPLGGLLEDIINQAVKKLPIPKVMRWGSSTFTFVRPVHSLIVLHGDEIVNVSVLGLQSSNKTLGHRFLSSGEIVIANADSYAAQLKNEGKVVASFAERKTEIQTALNQQAGRLKATVAADDALLDEVTALVEWPVVLEAGFEEDFLNVPQECLILTMQQNQKYFPLLDQNGKLMNRFLLVSNLQTDDPSHIIQGNERVLRARLSDAEFFYKQDQKATLESRLPKLANVVYHNKIGSQADRIERLQTLAAHIAKALGSDAAAAERAARLAKADLVTEMVGEFPELQGTMGKYYARLDGETEEIAAAIEQHYQPRFAGDSLPEGKTATAVALADKLETLVGIWGIGLIPTGDKDPYALRRSALGILRMLMQYDLDAAELVQTAFAAFPQGLLNEKTPAEVAEFMQARLAVLLQNDYPQDIVAAVLAKQPSRLHNLADKLNAVAAFKALPEAAALAAANKRVQNLLKKADAGLGKVAENLLQQDEEQALFAASQALQPKIEAALANNDFQTALSELAAIKPQVDAFFDGVMVMAEDPAVKQNRLNLLNQLAQQMNAVADIALLGE
- the msbA gene encoding lipid A export permease/ATP-binding protein MsbA, translated to MIEKLTFGLFSKVDTRNFMRLMIYIKPYKLRIFGALLAIFGVALTESYLAAFIAPLVNHGFEAPQALPELSAAGGLIATLQNWKTQFTYMIWGTADKVWIVPLFFISLILIRGICRFASTYLMTWVSVMAISHIRRDMFSKMLLLSSDFHQKTPSGTVLMNMVQMTEVSISNASNVFITLTRDTLIVFGLVCVLLYLNWQLSLIVALMFPLLSLLSRYYRNRLKNIIASSQQSIGTMNNVISEIHQGHRVVKMFGGQERAAQRFSVINNTIVRLGKKITQATAARSPFSELIASVALAVVIFIALWQSQAGYTTIGEFMAFIVAMLQMLSPIKNLANISIPMQSMFLAADGVCGFLDEQPEKDSGTQTLSQVRGRLKFDQVDVQYHEHGKKALDNFNLDIRPGERVALVGRSGSGKTTVVNLLPRFVTATSGSVSIDGININDVKLTNLRTKFALVSQDVFLFDDTLYNNVAYSRPEASEAEVTAAIQAANLQDVINNNPQGIHQPIGANGSQLSGGQRQRVSIARAILKDAPILLLDEATSALDNESERLVQQALERLMTGRTSIIVAHRLSTIEQSDRIIVMDEGKIIEEGSHQELMDKNGYYAALQKMPKLS
- the glyQ gene encoding glycine--tRNA ligase subunit alpha — encoded protein: MLTFQQIIFKLQTFWADKGCTVLQPFDMEVGAGTSHPATCLRALGPEPWFAAYVQPSRRPKDGRYGDNPNRLQHYYQFQVALKPAPADIQDLYLDSLRELGIDPKIHDIRFVEDDWENPTLGAWGLGWEVWLNGMEVTQFTYFQQVGGIDCSPVLGEITYGIERLAMYLQGVENVYDLVWTKTLDGQTVTYGDVYHQNEVEQSTYNFEYSDAAWLLEQFNHYEAQAKRLLETEDAALALPAYELVLKAGHTFNLLDARGAISVTERATYIGRIRTLSRSVAQKYLASREALGFPLIKNQAA
- the fabG gene encoding 3-oxoacyl-ACP reductase FabG, with amino-acid sequence MSVQDLSGKIALVTGASRGIGAAVADTLAATGAKVIGTATSESGAAAIGERLAQWGGEGRALNAAEPDSIENLIAEIEKTFGKLDILINNAGITRDNLLMRMKEEEWDEIMQVNLKSVFRASKAVLRGMMKQRAGRIINITSVVGVMGNAGQTNYAAAKAGLIGFAKSMAREVGSRGITVNCVAPGFIDTDMTRALPEETRKMFEAQTSLGRFGEAQDIADAVLFLASDQAKYITGQTLHVNGGMLMP